One window of the Suricata suricatta isolate VVHF042 chromosome 7, meerkat_22Aug2017_6uvM2_HiC, whole genome shotgun sequence genome contains the following:
- the LOC115297000 gene encoding uncharacterized protein LOC115297000, protein MEKGISPLPSVTSFLSSPLSHFSYQPRLHKSVSLTDSPTGEKMKRHPFVESMSKSLLLEENNFSSKEAEKAKHPKGSRWEAEESLRALPSHLSGNKLCFSVPNVSELHLCGCSLRTKAVLHPRPPPVRHPASQVLPNFSAGRKQQSPPGIIFRAQLSQSSPEPKAKAKAKAQGPPWGGSRISCNATPPRKLIPMGVWPQGFLDPLTKSLLGESLHTIPHWKGAISPSRKPYP, encoded by the exons ATGGAAAAGGGAATTTCCCCCTTGCCTTCAGTTACATCTTTCCTCTCGTCCCCTCTCTCACATTTCAGTTACCAGCCCAGACTGCATAAAAGCGTCAGTCTGACTGATTCCCCTACTGGAG agaaaatgaagagacacCCTTTTGTAGAATCCATGTCTAAGTCCTTGCTCCTGGAGGAAAACAACTTTTCTTCAAAAGAGGCAGA GAAAGCCAAGCACCCTAAGGGATCAAGATGGGAGGCAGAGGAAAGCCTGAGGGCTCTGCCCTCTCACTTATCGGGGAATAAGCTCTGCTTCTCTGTGCCCAATGTCTCTGAGCTCCACCTCTGTGGGTGCAGTTTGAGGACCAAGGCAGTGCTACATCCCCGGCCCCCTCCAGTTCGACACCCAGCCTCTCAGGTGCTCCCTAACTTTTCAGCCGGGAGGAAGCAGCAGTCTCCTCCGGGGATTATCTTCAGGGCTCAACTCTCCCAGAGTTCTCCAGagcccaaggccaaggccaaggccaaggcccaGGGGCCACCTTGGGGTGGGTCAAGAATTTCTTGCAATGCCACACCACCACGAAAGCTGATACCCATGGGCGTGTGGCCCCAGGGATTTCTTGACCCACTCACCAAGTCCTTGCTAGGGGAGTCACTGCACACTATACCCCATTGGAAGGGAGCCATATCTCCATCCAGGAAGCCATATCCTTAA